A stretch of the Adhaeribacter swui genome encodes the following:
- a CDS encoding sialidase family protein yields the protein MKYSLTAVCFVLLTAFLYFGFSGKKSSSTIITVSTFGKQPTVTIDKANNVKVVFGQGEEIFYTISKDLGKSFTSPQRIGKQTKLALGMTRGPQITTTKDFTIVAAADHTGKIMVYRLKNNKSKWSQPVNILNSDTTAKEGFIALASGKDNVVYAAWLDMRIADKNNIFSSYSLDGGKTWSKSKLVYKAPEGGICPCCRPSITADQKGNVYVMFRNELKGSRDMYVAHSKDSGKTFSPAQKLGLGTWTLKACPMDGGAIAMDASSKVGTSWRRENTIYYAEPGSLEQKIAEGKASSLVKTLKGNYIVWQQGNNIMSLPPGKIGPEVLGTGIYPRLATLLNQQVLSVWEKEGKIVAKILP from the coding sequence ATGAAATACTCTTTAACCGCCGTTTGCTTTGTATTACTGACTGCTTTTTTATACTTCGGCTTTTCTGGTAAAAAAAGTTCTTCCACCATTATCACGGTCAGTACTTTCGGGAAGCAACCTACCGTAACCATAGATAAAGCCAACAATGTAAAGGTGGTATTTGGTCAGGGAGAGGAAATATTTTATACTATTTCTAAGGATTTAGGTAAGTCGTTTACCTCTCCACAGCGAATCGGCAAACAAACGAAGTTAGCTTTAGGGATGACGAGGGGGCCACAGATTACTACTACTAAGGATTTTACAATTGTGGCCGCAGCAGATCATACGGGTAAGATCATGGTCTATCGTCTAAAAAATAACAAAAGTAAGTGGAGCCAACCAGTTAACATCCTAAATAGTGACACAACAGCTAAAGAAGGCTTTATAGCTCTGGCCAGCGGCAAAGATAATGTGGTTTATGCAGCGTGGTTAGACATGCGAATAGCCGATAAGAATAATATATTTAGCTCCTACTCCTTAGATGGTGGTAAAACTTGGTCAAAAAGTAAGTTGGTGTATAAAGCGCCGGAAGGTGGCATATGCCCTTGCTGCCGGCCATCCATAACGGCCGATCAGAAAGGCAATGTTTATGTAATGTTCCGTAATGAGTTAAAAGGTTCTCGTGATATGTATGTAGCTCACTCGAAAGATAGCGGTAAAACATTTAGCCCGGCTCAAAAGCTAGGATTGGGAACTTGGACATTGAAGGCCTGTCCAATGGATGGTGGAGCTATAGCTATGGATGCATCTAGCAAAGTAGGAACTTCTTGGCGGCGCGAAAATACAATTTACTATGCCGAACCTGGTTCCTTGGAGCAGAAAATAGCGGAAGGTAAAGCAAGTAGTTTAGTTAAAACCCTAAAAGGGAATTATATCGTTTGGCAACAAGGAAATAATATAATGTCACTTCCTCCAGGTAAAATTGGACCGGAAGTTTTAGGCACAGGTATCTATCCACGGTTAGCTACTTTGCTTAACCAACAAGTACTTAGTGTTTGGGAAAAAGAAGGAAAGATAGTAGCAAAAATTTTACCTTGA
- a CDS encoding DUF3800 domain-containing protein codes for MQHLHIFVDEFGNTSLNLEKTGTFSHFVLTAVLIEEAQIEQARKLRADISRRYFQGHPIKSSRIANDENGFQKRLDVLKELRQLDFLVLSLVINKSKVTGEGLDQNTIFYKYFNRIFLQQFPKNFTSFSIHADQLGWPEFRRSLQHYIQTKVIQRDLFTPDRTYQLVEDDQAETLVQLADFIAGCLGKIYCTSHSHEKASFLFDLLHDRSFVDFYPFEKTDFFLSIPEHDHEKNELIAKIAAASAREALAQHHRLSEEAQAVLQYLYLMFRTAPERLVEKYEIIDKLKRVFPNFSEQQLRVCIQHLRDDGVLIVSIQGKSGYKIPDRVEDIAGFYNRYLNSIVPMINRLNICNRKLLVNSLQQVDLLKANSNYSILHELIKTLDKDKQPHPPLNLF; via the coding sequence ATGCAGCACCTTCACATCTTTGTCGACGAATTTGGTAATACGAGCCTGAACCTGGAGAAAACTGGCACCTTCTCGCATTTTGTTTTAACAGCAGTACTTATTGAAGAGGCACAAATAGAGCAAGCCCGAAAGCTGCGAGCGGATATTAGCCGACGCTATTTCCAAGGGCATCCTATAAAGTCTAGCCGTATTGCCAACGATGAGAATGGTTTTCAAAAACGACTTGATGTTTTAAAAGAATTGCGGCAATTGGATTTTCTGGTTCTTAGCCTAGTGATTAATAAAAGTAAGGTAACAGGGGAGGGGCTTGACCAGAATACTATCTTTTACAAATACTTCAACCGCATCTTCTTACAGCAATTTCCTAAAAACTTTACGTCCTTCTCCATCCATGCCGACCAATTGGGCTGGCCAGAGTTCCGGCGGAGCTTACAGCATTATATTCAGACCAAAGTCATCCAACGGGATTTGTTTACCCCAGATAGAACTTACCAGTTAGTAGAAGATGACCAAGCCGAAACCCTGGTGCAACTGGCGGATTTCATCGCTGGGTGTTTAGGTAAGATTTATTGTACCAGTCATAGTCACGAAAAAGCTTCTTTCTTATTTGACCTATTGCACGATAGAAGTTTTGTAGATTTTTATCCTTTCGAGAAAACGGATTTTTTTCTTTCTATTCCGGAACACGACCATGAAAAAAATGAGTTGATTGCCAAAATAGCAGCAGCATCTGCTCGGGAAGCCTTAGCCCAGCACCACCGGCTTTCCGAAGAGGCGCAAGCAGTGTTACAATATTTGTACCTTATGTTTCGCACGGCACCAGAAAGGCTGGTTGAGAAATACGAAATCATAGATAAACTAAAAAGAGTGTTTCCCAACTTCTCTGAACAGCAGCTCAGAGTCTGTATTCAGCATTTGCGAGATGATGGAGTGCTAATAGTAAGTATTCAGGGCAAGTCTGGTTATAAAATACCAGATAGGGTAGAAGATATTGCCGGCTTTTATAATCGCTACCTGAACAGCATCGTACCTATGATTAACCGCCTTAATATTTGTAATCGGAAGCTACTCGTCAACAGCCTACAGCAAGTAGACTTGTTAAAAGCCAACTCCAACTATTCAATATTGCACGAGCTGATTAAAACCCTAGATAAAGACAAGCAGCCTCATCCTCCTTTGAACCTGTTTTAA
- a CDS encoding recombinase family protein, producing MQETKYVTYIRVSTKKQGESGLGLQSQQTYLDHFYANKNVIAEFTENVSGKDISNRPKLQQALALCKKEKAVLVVAKIDRLSRNTEQALWIYSELDGRLESCDIPNLDKFTLTLFMAIADRERELISLRTANALAEKTKRLGEWRKASAPFINKTANYLAVAVNKKKARANENNKRAAALIQLHRQQNKSWKDIALELNDAGFRASRGGAFQAVQVQRIYNRLISS from the coding sequence ATGCAGGAAACTAAGTACGTTACTTATATAAGAGTATCCACCAAAAAACAAGGTGAATCCGGGTTGGGGTTGCAATCTCAGCAAACTTACCTCGACCATTTTTACGCCAATAAAAATGTGATTGCTGAGTTTACTGAAAATGTCAGTGGTAAGGATATTAGCAACCGACCGAAATTGCAGCAGGCGTTGGCTTTATGCAAAAAGGAAAAGGCCGTGCTGGTGGTGGCCAAGATTGACCGGTTAAGCCGTAACACCGAACAAGCACTTTGGATTTATTCTGAACTAGACGGTAGGTTAGAGAGTTGTGATATTCCGAACCTGGATAAATTTACGCTTACTTTGTTTATGGCTATTGCTGACCGGGAGCGGGAGTTGATCAGTCTTAGAACCGCTAATGCTTTAGCTGAAAAAACCAAGCGACTGGGCGAGTGGCGGAAAGCAAGTGCTCCCTTTATAAATAAGACCGCTAATTATTTGGCAGTAGCAGTGAATAAAAAAAAGGCCAGAGCCAATGAAAACAATAAGCGGGCTGCGGCACTTATCCAACTACACCGCCAACAAAATAAGTCCTGGAAAGATATTGCATTGGAACTAAACGATGCTGGATTTAGAGCTAGTAGGGGAGGGGCATTCCAGGCTGTTCAAGTGCAAAGAATCTACAATCGCTTAATTAGTTCTTAA